From one Nocardioides sp. Kera G14 genomic stretch:
- a CDS encoding WhiB family transcriptional regulator, translating into MWVDDWAPRAACREAQPDQLFVKGAEQNKAKQVCGGCPVRTECLAEALDNQIEWGVWGGMTERERRALLRRKPNASWRALLETAKTNGSALAPAAVEVQA; encoded by the coding sequence ATGTGGGTTGATGACTGGGCCCCTCGGGCTGCGTGCCGGGAGGCACAACCAGATCAACTGTTCGTCAAGGGAGCCGAGCAGAACAAGGCCAAGCAGGTCTGCGGCGGATGCCCCGTCCGCACGGAGTGTCTCGCCGAGGCGCTCGACAACCAGATCGAGTGGGGCGTGTGGGGCGGCATGACCGAGCGTGAGCGTCGTGCTCTGCTCCGCCGCAAGCCCAACGCCTCGTGGCGAGCTCTCCTCGAGACCGCCAAGACCAACGGCTCTGCGCTCGCGCCCGCCGCGGTCGAGGTCCAGGCCTGA
- a CDS encoding ArsA family ATPase: MSARLRVGPLAHHPSTAPHLDMDRLLDDPSTRIVVCCGSGGVGKTTTSAALALRAAERGRRVVVLTIDPARRLAQSLGIERLDNTPRRVDVGGTGHLEAMMLDMKSTFDEVVLSQASPEKAEAILNNPFYIALSSSFAGTQEYMAMEKLGQLHRTGDYDLIVVDTPPSRNALDFLDAPDRLSSFLDGRLIKLLLLPAKGPARIMSAGFGLITNALSKILGGQLLGDLQTFVAALDTVFGGFRARAQQTYALLKAPGTAFLVVAAPEPDALREAAYFVERLSGDRMPLAGLIVNRATTLPAGELSAAGAISGAEQLEQREGALASLTAGLLRLHADRAIRVERERALTDRFSAAHPRVPVAVVPALAGDVHDLDGLREVGELLQA; encoded by the coding sequence ATGAGCGCACGGCTGCGGGTCGGCCCGCTCGCGCACCACCCCTCGACGGCGCCCCACCTCGACATGGATCGCCTGCTCGACGATCCGAGCACGCGGATCGTCGTCTGCTGCGGCTCCGGCGGAGTCGGCAAGACCACCACCAGCGCCGCGCTGGCGCTGCGGGCCGCCGAGCGCGGCCGACGTGTCGTGGTGCTCACCATCGATCCCGCACGGCGCCTCGCACAGTCGCTCGGCATCGAGCGCCTCGACAACACCCCGCGGCGCGTGGACGTCGGAGGCACCGGTCACCTCGAGGCGATGATGCTCGACATGAAGAGCACCTTCGACGAGGTGGTGCTCAGCCAGGCGTCGCCGGAGAAGGCCGAGGCGATCCTCAATAACCCCTTCTACATCGCCCTCAGCTCGAGCTTCGCGGGCACGCAGGAGTACATGGCGATGGAGAAGCTCGGCCAGCTCCACCGCACCGGTGACTACGACCTGATCGTCGTCGACACCCCACCGAGTCGCAACGCCCTGGACTTCCTCGACGCGCCCGACCGGTTGAGCAGCTTCCTCGACGGACGGCTGATCAAGCTGCTCCTGCTGCCGGCCAAGGGCCCGGCCCGGATCATGAGCGCGGGTTTCGGGCTGATCACCAACGCACTGAGCAAGATCCTCGGCGGCCAGCTCCTGGGTGACCTGCAGACCTTCGTGGCGGCACTCGACACCGTCTTCGGCGGGTTCCGCGCCCGGGCGCAGCAGACCTATGCCCTGCTCAAGGCGCCGGGCACGGCCTTCCTCGTGGTAGCGGCTCCCGAACCGGACGCCCTGCGCGAGGCGGCGTACTTCGTCGAGCGATTGAGCGGCGACCGGATGCCGCTGGCCGGGCTCATCGTCAACCGAGCGACGACGCTGCCCGCCGGCGAGCTGAGCGCGGCCGGCGCGATCTCGGGCGCCGAGCAGCTGGAGCAGCGCGAGGGCGCGCTCGCCTCGCTCACTGCCGGACTGCTGCGACTCCACGCCGACCGCGCGATCCGGGTCGAGCGCGAACGAGCGCTGACCGACCGGTTCAGCGCGGCGCACCCCCGCGTGCCGGTCGCCGTCGTTCCGGCACTCGCCGGCGACGTACACGACCTCGACGGACTCCGTGAGGTCGGTGAGCTGCTTCAGGCCTGA
- a CDS encoding ArsA-related P-loop ATPase, producing the protein MSNGADDGVRLHVVSGKGGTGKSTVAAALALGLASEGKNVLLCEVEGRQGIARMFDVDPLPYAETRVATGLTVDGRRPGNVYALHIDAESALLEYLAMYYKLGRAGKALDRFGVIEFATTVAPGVRDVLLTGKVFEAVHRNSRNRGARTYDAVVLDAPPTGRITQFLNVSDQVAGLAKVGPIRHQADTMMTLFRSPQTAVHLVTLLEEMPVQETADGIAELRRAQLPTGTVIVNLVRPRDLDDEELAAATSDQVDRAGIVEQLKSVGIDATDSLVDGLLADAGDHAERRALEDAQRAKVAGLDVPSVELPRLAAGVDLGSLYHLAAILKDHIR; encoded by the coding sequence ATGAGTAACGGGGCTGACGACGGTGTGCGGCTGCACGTCGTCAGCGGCAAGGGCGGCACCGGCAAGTCGACCGTCGCCGCGGCACTGGCGCTGGGCCTCGCGAGCGAGGGCAAGAACGTCCTGCTCTGCGAGGTCGAGGGACGTCAGGGCATCGCCCGGATGTTCGACGTCGACCCGCTCCCCTACGCCGAGACCCGAGTCGCCACGGGCCTCACCGTCGACGGCCGACGCCCGGGCAACGTCTACGCGTTGCACATCGACGCGGAGTCGGCACTGCTCGAGTACCTCGCGATGTACTACAAGCTCGGCCGCGCCGGGAAGGCGCTCGACCGCTTCGGCGTGATCGAGTTCGCCACCACGGTCGCCCCCGGCGTCCGCGACGTCCTCCTCACCGGCAAGGTCTTCGAGGCCGTCCACCGCAACAGCCGCAACCGCGGCGCCAGGACGTACGACGCCGTCGTGCTCGATGCGCCCCCGACCGGCCGGATCACGCAGTTCCTCAACGTGAGCGACCAGGTGGCGGGTCTCGCGAAGGTGGGCCCGATCCGGCACCAGGCCGACACGATGATGACGCTCTTCCGCTCCCCGCAGACCGCGGTGCACCTCGTCACCCTGCTGGAGGAGATGCCCGTGCAGGAGACCGCGGACGGGATCGCCGAGCTGCGCAGGGCACAGCTGCCGACCGGCACCGTCATCGTCAACCTGGTGCGACCGCGTGACCTCGACGACGAGGAGCTGGCCGCGGCCACCTCCGACCAGGTCGACCGTGCGGGCATCGTCGAGCAGCTGAAGAGCGTCGGGATCGACGCGACCGACAGCCTCGTCGACGGCCTCCTCGCCGACGCCGGGGATCACGCCGAGCGCCGGGCGCTGGAGGATGCGCAGCGCGCGAAGGTGGCGGGACTCGACGTACCGTCGGTGGAGCTTCCGCGCCTGGCCGCCGGCGTCGACCTCGGCAGCCTCTACCACCTGGCCGCGATCCTGAAGGACCACATCAGATGA
- a CDS encoding nuclear transport factor 2 family protein, whose amino-acid sequence MVEQVPDLEQIKQLKYRYVRLLDTKDWDGFSECFTEDATGDYAGLVFANRSDLVDYMRTNLPAGILTMHQVHHPEITVSGDEATGRWYLQDKVLSDAFRFALEGAAFYEDRYTRTPTGWRIAHTGYIRTFETTYSLDDLPSLKISGYSPTP is encoded by the coding sequence ATGGTGGAACAGGTTCCAGATCTGGAGCAGATCAAGCAGCTCAAGTACCGCTACGTCCGGCTCCTCGACACCAAGGACTGGGACGGCTTCAGCGAGTGCTTCACCGAGGACGCCACGGGCGACTACGCCGGTCTCGTCTTCGCCAACCGGTCCGATCTCGTCGACTACATGCGCACCAACCTGCCCGCCGGCATCCTCACGATGCACCAGGTCCACCACCCCGAGATCACCGTCTCCGGCGACGAGGCGACCGGCCGCTGGTACCTCCAGGACAAGGTCCTCTCCGACGCCTTCCGCTTCGCCCTCGAGGGCGCCGCCTTCTACGAGGACAGGTACACCCGTACGCCGACGGGCTGGCGCATCGCGCACACCGGCTACATCCGCACCTTCGAGACGACCTACTCGCTGGATGACCTCCCCAGCCTGAAGATCAGCGGCTACAGTCCGACCCCATGA